Proteins encoded in a region of the Planococcus shixiaomingii genome:
- the rimI gene encoding ribosomal protein S18-alanine N-acetyltransferase, with product MNEEVTFRKMTIEDIDAVYDIENLSFSLPWTKEAFFYEMVDNEHAYYVIAETDKGIVGYCGMWLVMDEAHVTNIAIRPDERGKKLGERLMMAAIEVAKDQGAMLMTLEARVSNHVAQNLYRKLGFKNGGIRKRYYSDNYEDALVMWVNFNE from the coding sequence ATGAATGAAGAAGTTACTTTCAGAAAAATGACAATCGAAGACATAGACGCAGTGTATGATATCGAAAATTTGTCTTTTTCATTGCCATGGACAAAGGAAGCTTTTTTTTATGAGATGGTGGACAATGAACACGCCTATTATGTGATTGCTGAAACGGACAAGGGCATTGTCGGTTATTGTGGAATGTGGCTTGTGATGGACGAAGCTCATGTAACTAATATCGCGATACGCCCGGATGAACGTGGCAAAAAGCTGGGCGAGCGCTTAATGATGGCGGCGATTGAAGTCGCCAAGGATCAAGGCGCTATGCTGATGACGCTTGAAGCGCGGGTCAGCAATCATGTCGCTCAAAATCTTTACCGCAAGTTAGGATTTAAAAATGGAGGCATTCGTAAGCGTTATTACTCGGACAATTATGAAGATGCTTTAGTTATGTGGGTGAATTTTAATGAATAA
- the tsaD gene encoding tRNA (adenosine(37)-N6)-threonylcarbamoyltransferase complex transferase subunit TsaD, producing the protein MNKDIYVLGIETSCDETAASIVKNGTEIVSNVVASQIESHKRFGGVVPEIASRHHVEQITLVIEEALDKAQMTPDDLSAVAVTEGPGLVGALLIGVNAAKAFAFAHQLPLVGVHHIAGHIYANRLEQEMEFPLLALVISGGHTELIYMKEHGHFEVIGETRDDAAGEAYDKVARTLNLPYPGGPHIDRLAHASNDAVQFPRVWLEEGTYDFSFSGLKSSVLNYMHNAAQRGETVKPEDVAAGFQNSVVEVVTSKALRAAEEYNVRQVIAAGGVAANKGLRASLETAFQKKGIPFFIPSLPLCTDNAAMIAAAGTVMFEKGIRGTMKMNGRPGMELSSWT; encoded by the coding sequence ATGAATAAAGATATATATGTACTTGGAATTGAAACTAGCTGTGACGAAACAGCAGCGTCGATTGTAAAAAACGGTACGGAAATCGTTTCAAATGTAGTAGCGTCTCAAATCGAAAGCCATAAGCGCTTTGGCGGTGTAGTGCCGGAAATCGCTTCACGTCATCATGTCGAGCAAATTACACTAGTCATTGAAGAAGCGCTGGATAAGGCCCAGATGACGCCGGACGATTTGAGTGCCGTGGCTGTCACTGAAGGTCCCGGCCTTGTTGGTGCGCTCTTGATCGGCGTTAATGCGGCAAAGGCGTTTGCATTTGCCCATCAATTGCCGCTTGTCGGGGTTCATCATATTGCAGGACACATTTATGCCAACCGGTTGGAGCAGGAAATGGAATTTCCGTTATTGGCTCTCGTTATTTCCGGCGGCCATACGGAACTGATTTATATGAAAGAACATGGCCATTTTGAAGTAATTGGGGAAACACGCGACGACGCAGCTGGTGAGGCTTATGATAAAGTCGCGCGTACGTTGAACTTGCCTTATCCAGGCGGTCCGCATATTGATCGGTTAGCGCATGCCAGCAATGATGCCGTACAATTTCCTCGGGTGTGGCTCGAGGAAGGGACATATGATTTCAGCTTTAGCGGTTTGAAATCATCCGTCTTGAATTATATGCACAATGCCGCTCAACGCGGAGAAACCGTGAAGCCAGAAGACGTTGCGGCAGGTTTCCAAAACAGCGTAGTGGAAGTGGTCACTTCAAAAGCGTTGCGCGCAGCAGAAGAATACAACGTACGCCAAGTGATTGCAGCGGGTGGAGTCGCAGCCAATAAAGGTTTGCGTGCTTCGTTGGAAACGGCGTTCCAGAAAAAAGGAATCCCATTCTTTATCCCATCATTGCCGCTATGCACCGATAACGCAGCAATGATTGCAGCTGCTGGAACGGTTATGTTTGAAAAAGGAATACGCGGAACGATGAAAATGAACGGGCGTCCAGGAATGGAATTATCGTCTTGGACCTAG
- a CDS encoding site-specific integrase — MAHIHKRGDKWAYIVNIAQDPVTKKRRQVTKSGFRTKKEAQLAANKIEEAIVEGTVIHETKITFSQFASEWAEYYGTQAKISSVRARSIAMKHLVSEWGHLPLKKITRHMYQSYINALSQKFSRNYIDSIHTTGNMIFKHAIRKDLLSRNPTEGFVMPKKQETVEEIEEEDIQEKFLELGELKSFLVITKEYGLYMDYLSFVTLAYTGLRLGELLALKWSDVDFTKKTMRITKTYYNPNNGQTGYQLLTPKTKKSVRTISLDEDLLTLLKKHRLEQRALKMKQRMVYQDNNFIFAENTGHPRNMKQVINRLNRLLKRLDIDKHITPHSFRHTHTSLLIEAGAGVKEIQERLGHSDINTTMNIYAHMTKNVEEETSKRFSQLTKGIL; from the coding sequence TTGGCACATATTCATAAACGTGGCGACAAATGGGCCTATATTGTTAATATCGCTCAAGATCCAGTAACTAAAAAACGTAGACAAGTTACAAAGTCTGGTTTTAGAACAAAAAAAGAAGCTCAATTGGCTGCAAACAAAATTGAAGAAGCGATTGTAGAAGGCACAGTGATCCATGAAACAAAAATCACTTTCAGCCAGTTTGCATCTGAATGGGCCGAGTACTATGGCACACAGGCGAAAATTAGCAGCGTAAGGGCACGGAGTATTGCGATGAAGCATCTGGTGTCTGAATGGGGACATCTTCCCTTGAAGAAGATTACTCGGCATATGTATCAATCCTATATCAATGCTCTTAGCCAAAAATTCAGCAGAAACTATATCGACAGTATTCACACAACTGGAAATATGATTTTCAAACATGCTATTCGCAAGGACTTGCTTAGTCGGAATCCTACTGAAGGGTTTGTAATGCCTAAAAAACAGGAAACTGTTGAAGAAATTGAAGAGGAAGACATTCAGGAGAAGTTTCTGGAGTTAGGAGAGTTGAAATCTTTTCTAGTAATAACAAAAGAGTATGGGCTGTACATGGACTATCTGTCATTTGTTACATTGGCGTATACCGGTCTGAGGTTAGGTGAACTGCTGGCTCTCAAATGGTCAGATGTGGACTTCACTAAGAAAACCATGCGCATTACAAAAACCTATTACAATCCTAATAACGGTCAAACTGGATACCAGTTATTAACGCCTAAAACTAAGAAATCCGTTCGCACCATATCTTTGGATGAAGACTTGCTTACGCTTCTTAAGAAACATCGACTTGAACAAAGAGCTTTAAAGATGAAGCAGCGCATGGTTTATCAAGACAACAATTTCATTTTTGCAGAGAATACCGGACACCCAAGAAACATGAAACAAGTCATCAACCGTTTAAACCGTCTTTTAAAGCGTTTGGACATCGATAAGCACATTACACCTCATAGCTTCAGACATACGCATACTTCCCTACTAATTGAAGCTGGCGCAGGAGTTAAAGAGATTCAAGAACGCTTAGGACATTCAGACATCAATACAACGATGAACATCTATGCTCATATGACGAAAAATGTCGAAGAAGAGACTTCTAAGAGATTTAGTCAATTGACGAAAGGTATTCTCTAG
- the groL gene encoding chaperonin GroEL (60 kDa chaperone family; promotes refolding of misfolded polypeptides especially under stressful conditions; forms two stacked rings of heptamers to form a barrel-shaped 14mer; ends can be capped by GroES; misfolded proteins enter the barrel where they are refolded when GroES binds), whose product MAKEIKFSEDARSLMLRGVDKLADAVKVTLGPKGRNVVLEKKFGSPLITNDGVTIAKEIELEDAFENMGAKLVAEVASKTNDIAGDGTTTATVLAQAMIREGLKNVTAGANPVGIRRGIELAVASAVNELKMISKEIEGKESIAQVAAISSGDEEVGKLIAEAMERVGNDGVITLEESRGFTTELDVVEGMQFDRGYQSPYMVTDSEKMEAVLDNPFILVTDKKINNIQEILPILEQVVQQSKPLLIIAEDVEGEALATLVVNKLRGTFTAVAVKAPGFGDRRKAMLEDIATLTGAEVITEELGLDLKSTNIMQLGRASKVVVSKENTTIVEGAGDTEKIVARVGQIRSQLEETTSEFDKEKLQERLAKLAGGVAVIKVGAATETELKERKLRIEDALNSTRAAVEEGIVAGGGTALANVHNRVAELLETETGDVATGVRIVLRALEEPVRQIATNAGLEGSVIVHRLKSEEAGIGFNAANGEWVNMMTEGIVDPTKVTRSALQNAASVAAMFLTTEAVVADIPEPAAPMGGMPDMGGMGGMM is encoded by the coding sequence ATGGCAAAAGAGATTAAATTTAGCGAAGATGCACGCAGTTTGATGTTGCGTGGTGTAGATAAATTAGCAGATGCAGTGAAAGTGACACTTGGGCCAAAAGGGCGCAACGTGGTTCTTGAGAAGAAATTCGGTTCACCGCTAATCACGAACGACGGTGTTACAATTGCTAAAGAAATCGAACTTGAAGACGCGTTTGAAAACATGGGCGCAAAATTGGTTGCCGAAGTGGCTTCAAAAACAAACGACATCGCCGGTGATGGTACAACAACTGCAACGGTCCTTGCACAAGCAATGATCCGTGAAGGCTTGAAAAACGTTACAGCTGGAGCTAACCCAGTCGGCATCCGTCGCGGGATTGAACTTGCAGTAGCATCTGCGGTAAATGAATTAAAAATGATTTCAAAAGAAATCGAAGGAAAAGAATCGATTGCACAAGTTGCTGCGATTTCATCTGGAGACGAAGAAGTCGGCAAGTTGATCGCTGAAGCAATGGAGCGTGTTGGCAACGACGGCGTTATCACTTTGGAAGAATCACGCGGATTCACAACTGAACTTGATGTAGTTGAAGGGATGCAGTTTGACCGCGGTTACCAATCTCCATACATGGTGACAGATTCAGAGAAAATGGAAGCTGTCCTTGATAACCCATTCATCTTAGTGACTGACAAGAAAATCAACAACATCCAAGAAATCCTTCCAATCCTTGAGCAAGTGGTACAACAAAGCAAGCCATTGTTGATCATTGCTGAAGACGTTGAAGGTGAAGCGTTGGCAACTCTAGTTGTGAACAAACTTCGTGGAACATTCACTGCTGTAGCTGTTAAAGCTCCAGGATTCGGTGACCGCCGCAAAGCAATGCTTGAAGATATCGCGACATTGACTGGTGCTGAAGTAATCACTGAAGAACTAGGCCTTGACCTGAAATCAACAAACATCATGCAACTTGGACGCGCATCGAAAGTTGTCGTATCGAAAGAAAACACAACAATCGTTGAAGGCGCTGGCGACACTGAAAAAATCGTTGCACGCGTTGGCCAAATCCGTAGCCAATTGGAAGAAACAACTTCTGAATTCGACAAAGAAAAACTGCAAGAGCGCTTAGCGAAACTAGCTGGTGGCGTAGCAGTCATCAAAGTCGGAGCGGCTACTGAAACAGAATTGAAAGAGCGCAAACTTCGCATCGAAGACGCGTTGAACTCAACTCGTGCGGCAGTAGAAGAAGGAATCGTAGCTGGTGGTGGTACGGCTCTAGCGAACGTCCACAACCGTGTAGCTGAACTTCTTGAAACAGAAACAGGCGACGTTGCAACAGGCGTACGCATCGTTCTACGCGCACTTGAAGAGCCAGTTCGCCAAATCGCGACTAACGCTGGCCTTGAAGGATCTGTCATCGTTCACCGCTTGAAATCAGAAGAAGCTGGAATCGGCTTCAACGCAGCAAACGGCGAATGGGTAAACATGATGACTGAAGGAATAGTTGACCCAACTAAAGTTACGCGTTCAGCACTTCAAAACGCAGCTTCTGTTGCAGCAATGTTCCTGACTACTGAAGCAGTCGTAGCAGACATTCCAGAACCAGCAGCACCAATGGGCGGAATGCCTGATATGGGCGGCATGGGCGGCATGATGTAA
- the groES gene encoding co-chaperone GroES, whose product MLRPLGDRVIIELIEAEEKTSSGIVLPGSAQEKPQEGNVIAVGNGLIRENGQRTELDVKEGDRIIFSKYAGTELKYQGKDYLILRENDILAVLA is encoded by the coding sequence TTGTTGAGACCATTAGGAGATCGTGTAATTATTGAACTCATTGAAGCGGAAGAAAAAACTTCAAGCGGTATCGTGTTGCCAGGTTCGGCGCAGGAAAAACCACAAGAAGGAAATGTCATCGCTGTAGGTAATGGACTTATCCGTGAAAACGGCCAGCGCACTGAATTGGACGTCAAAGAAGGCGACCGAATCATCTTTTCGAAGTATGCAGGCACTGAATTGAAATATCAAGGCAAAGATTACTTAATTTTACGTGAAAATGATATCTTGGCTGTTTTAGCTTAA
- a CDS encoding helix-turn-helix transcriptional regulator, translating to MSNSIFGEKIKSMRLLKGLTIREVAQNAGISHSYLSQIENHRRDTPSPDIVKKIAEGLNADYYDLLRIAGYANTSHSHHGFISKQIKMAPDEFKKEFMGKHDQHLQREIRWRDEMTEKFGYPLDSPEVAVRFPDTFLFNATASDYLKLLRVNKEITIEEMADRLGIDAPSYREAEEENELNYFSEFLLTHSEKLGEIFEVGDFRDWLLTVYTETPNQSFIDAYKPEAFTKEITLLVPSVVKKINKEGNVYFQKYDDEQLKSNFNKLENILSPDHSLSYAGKILSPKDKSRIMQMIDILLDN from the coding sequence ATGTCAAATAGTATTTTTGGAGAAAAAATTAAAAGTATGAGGCTACTAAAAGGTCTTACTATAAGAGAAGTAGCTCAAAATGCTGGGATTTCACATTCGTACCTTTCCCAGATTGAAAATCATCGCAGAGATACCCCAAGCCCTGATATTGTTAAAAAAATCGCGGAAGGATTAAATGCAGACTATTACGATTTATTAAGAATTGCTGGTTATGCTAATACTTCACATAGTCATCACGGGTTTATTAGCAAACAAATTAAAATGGCTCCAGATGAATTCAAAAAAGAATTTATGGGAAAACATGATCAACATCTACAAAGAGAAATAAGATGGCGAGATGAGATGACCGAAAAATTCGGCTATCCTTTAGATAGTCCAGAAGTAGCTGTGCGATTTCCAGACACTTTTCTTTTTAATGCTACTGCTTCTGATTATCTGAAGTTACTAAGAGTCAACAAAGAAATCACAATAGAAGAGATGGCTGATCGATTAGGTATAGATGCACCGAGTTACCGAGAAGCTGAAGAGGAAAACGAGTTAAATTATTTTTCAGAATTTCTATTAACACATTCTGAAAAATTAGGCGAAATTTTTGAAGTGGGAGACTTTAGAGATTGGTTATTAACTGTATACACTGAAACTCCAAATCAGTCATTTATCGATGCTTATAAACCTGAAGCGTTTACGAAAGAAATTACGTTATTGGTACCTTCTGTAGTAAAGAAAATAAACAAAGAGGGGAACGTTTATTTCCAGAAATACGATGATGAACAGTTAAAAAGTAATTTTAACAAGTTAGAAAATATACTATCCCCTGACCACTCTTTGAGTTACGCTGGAAAAATCCTTTCTCCTAAAGATAAATCCAGAATTATGCAGATGATTGATATTCTACTAGACAACTAA
- a CDS encoding ABC-F family ATP-binding cassette domain-containing protein, translating to MIVLQVNQVHKSFGADEILSGVKLEVQHRDRVALVGRNGAGKSTLLKIISGEISYDSGDIIMPKELTVGYLEQQSTFESTATIWDEMMSIFAHFREQENKLRELERQMADPLVYNDAVQYEKVLKEYDLLQIHFKDSGGYQFEADTRAILHGMKFYPEDYDKPIVSLSGGQKTRLLLAKLLLSKPQLLILDEPTNHLDIETLSWLENYLKNYPGAILIVSHDRYFLDQVVTIVYEVSRHRVKKYTGNYSRYLDEKAKQYELDVKQFDRQQSEKAKLEDYVQRNLVRASTTKMAQSRRKILEKTEWMEAPNGDEKSARFGFTIEKQSGNDVLNVQSLAIGYGEHPVSKNISFKLYRRESLALVGPNGVGKSTLLKTIIKELKPLAGDIHYGTGIQFGYYDQEQANLKGNKLVLNELWDDYPQINEKDIRGILGRFLFSGDDVLKPLSSLSGGEKARVALAKLMMQKANVLLLDEPTNHLDLDSKEVLENALLDYPGTILFVSHDRYFMNRLATKVVELTQIGTTDYLGDYDYYVEKKLELEELKALDAGPVATAAKTNASASTSQIDKEAKKLERQLVRQSEDAEQALEKLDEQIAEIEELLCQPEIFQDHEQVLPLQSQLEQLKAAHEEKMDEWLELQEKIEQVQG from the coding sequence ATGATTGTTTTACAAGTAAATCAAGTCCATAAATCGTTCGGAGCCGACGAAATTCTGTCCGGCGTCAAATTGGAAGTCCAGCACCGTGACCGCGTTGCCTTAGTAGGCCGCAACGGCGCCGGCAAATCCACCCTTCTGAAAATCATATCCGGTGAAATTTCTTACGACAGCGGCGATATCATCATGCCAAAAGAGCTGACTGTCGGTTATTTGGAACAGCAGTCCACGTTTGAATCGACTGCCACCATATGGGACGAAATGATGTCGATTTTCGCTCATTTCCGTGAACAGGAAAACAAACTGCGTGAGCTGGAACGCCAAATGGCCGATCCGCTTGTTTATAATGACGCTGTCCAATACGAAAAAGTTCTGAAAGAATACGACCTTCTGCAAATCCATTTCAAAGATTCCGGCGGCTATCAGTTTGAAGCCGACACGCGCGCCATCCTTCACGGCATGAAGTTTTATCCGGAAGACTATGATAAACCCATCGTCTCTTTATCGGGTGGCCAGAAAACTCGTTTATTGCTGGCGAAACTTTTGCTCAGTAAACCGCAGCTGCTCATTCTCGATGAGCCGACCAACCATTTGGACATCGAAACGCTGAGCTGGCTCGAGAATTACTTGAAGAACTATCCCGGCGCAATCCTGATCGTTTCGCATGACCGCTATTTCTTAGACCAAGTAGTAACCATCGTTTACGAAGTATCACGCCATCGCGTCAAGAAATACACCGGCAACTACAGCCGCTACTTGGACGAAAAAGCCAAGCAGTACGAATTGGATGTAAAGCAATTCGACCGCCAGCAAAGTGAAAAGGCCAAACTCGAGGATTATGTCCAGCGCAACCTGGTGCGTGCTTCGACCACGAAAATGGCGCAGAGCCGACGGAAAATCTTAGAGAAGACCGAATGGATGGAAGCGCCGAATGGCGATGAAAAATCCGCACGTTTCGGCTTTACCATTGAAAAGCAAAGCGGCAATGATGTCTTGAACGTCCAGTCGCTTGCAATCGGCTATGGCGAACATCCTGTTTCCAAGAACATTTCGTTCAAACTGTACCGCCGGGAAAGCTTGGCGCTTGTCGGCCCAAACGGCGTCGGCAAATCGACGCTATTAAAAACCATCATAAAAGAACTAAAGCCGCTGGCAGGCGATATCCACTACGGCACGGGTATCCAGTTTGGCTATTATGACCAGGAACAAGCCAATTTAAAAGGCAATAAGCTGGTGCTGAACGAGCTCTGGGACGATTATCCGCAGATCAACGAGAAAGACATCCGCGGCATTTTGGGGCGCTTCCTGTTTTCCGGTGATGATGTCTTAAAGCCGCTGTCTTCCCTTTCAGGCGGCGAAAAAGCTCGTGTGGCATTAGCCAAACTGATGATGCAAAAAGCCAATGTCTTATTGCTGGATGAGCCGACGAACCATTTGGATTTGGACAGCAAAGAAGTTTTGGAAAATGCTCTTCTGGACTATCCCGGAACCATCTTGTTCGTTTCCCATGACCGTTACTTTATGAACCGGCTTGCCACCAAAGTAGTCGAACTGACGCAAATCGGCACCACCGATTATTTAGGCGACTATGATTATTACGTTGAAAAGAAACTGGAACTTGAAGAACTAAAAGCGCTGGATGCAGGACCCGTTGCCACTGCAGCCAAAACGAACGCTTCCGCTTCCACGTCGCAAATCGACAAGGAAGCAAAAAAACTGGAACGCCAGCTGGTGCGACAGTCGGAAGATGCAGAACAGGCGCTGGAAAAGCTTGATGAACAAATCGCTGAAATCGAAGAGTTGTTGTGCCAGCCTGAAATCTTCCAAGATCATGAACAAGTGCTTCCACTGCAAAGCCAGCTGGAACAACTAAAAGCAGCGCATGAAGAAAAAATGGATGAATGGCTCGAACTGCAAGAAAAAATCGAACAAGTCCAAGGCTAA
- a CDS encoding group-specific protein yields MFNIEIDEEKLTALYLEKVEEHLQEIETEMYFMNSKQLAAYLNLSWNSICTHFLYDEDFPKIRIGSKWLFNRREIQEYMDKYYEEVRNNGGDILKYNRKG; encoded by the coding sequence ATGTTTAATATTGAAATTGATGAAGAAAAGTTGACAGCACTATATTTGGAGAAGGTAGAAGAACACCTGCAGGAAATCGAAACTGAAATGTATTTTATGAATTCTAAGCAATTAGCAGCTTATTTAAATCTTTCATGGAATTCTATTTGCACGCACTTCTTATACGATGAAGACTTTCCGAAAATTAGAATCGGAAGTAAGTGGTTGTTTAATCGGAGGGAAATTCAAGAGTACATGGATAAATATTACGAAGAGGTGCGAAATAATGGGGGAGATATTTTGAAATATAACCGGAAAGGGTGA
- the tsaB gene encoding tRNA (adenosine(37)-N6)-threonylcarbamoyltransferase complex dimerization subunit type 1 TsaB yields MIYLGIDTSNSPLAVALMKDDTVLIEETTNLKINHSLTAMPAVEEMLAKAKISPRDLTHIAVAEGPGSYTGVRIGVTIAKTLAWSLKLPLYMVSSLKVLAANGQGFDGLICPIMDARRGTAFTGAYDGNSLESIIPDQHSDLKEFLEQLKLHNKPVLFTGIDVSIHEQLIREVMGDAASFSALQDRLPRAANLIMLAKDSEPVDVHQAIPEYRRITEAEANYNKAQEGQSHE; encoded by the coding sequence ATGATTTATCTTGGGATCGATACATCCAATTCACCACTTGCTGTAGCACTGATGAAGGATGATACCGTATTAATAGAAGAAACGACAAATTTAAAAATAAACCATTCGTTAACAGCCATGCCGGCAGTTGAAGAAATGCTGGCAAAAGCGAAAATATCGCCAAGAGATTTGACGCATATTGCCGTGGCAGAAGGACCGGGTTCGTATACAGGCGTGCGCATTGGCGTGACGATTGCCAAAACATTGGCCTGGTCATTAAAACTGCCGCTTTACATGGTTTCCAGCCTAAAAGTTTTGGCTGCTAACGGACAGGGATTTGATGGCTTAATCTGCCCTATTATGGATGCCCGCCGCGGTACTGCATTTACAGGAGCTTATGACGGCAACAGCTTAGAATCCATTATTCCCGATCAGCACAGCGACTTGAAAGAATTTTTGGAACAACTAAAACTGCACAATAAACCGGTGCTTTTCACTGGAATAGACGTCAGCATTCATGAACAGCTGATTCGCGAAGTGATGGGGGACGCTGCATCTTTTAGTGCGCTTCAAGATCGTCTGCCGCGTGCAGCAAATTTGATCATGCTTGCCAAAGACAGTGAACCGGTTGATGTACACCAGGCGATTCCGGAATATCGCCGGATTACGGAAGCTGAAGCCAACTATAACAAGGCACAGGAAGGGCAATCTCATGAATGA
- a CDS encoding CPBP family intramembrane glutamic endopeptidase — translation MKTNTTATKTKRTTKRTPLYVLLIFIAVQLSPILVVVPTFNYFRNQGLDKKAAEIATSGWLVVISMALGLIATLIVIARDRKFFDIWKGKNAGLPKAIGWGLLGFLMLLVGQSLAAYIEIAMGIEPGSENTQNIVILTETVPLTIMAVVLFAPILEELVFRRVIFGSLNQTTNFFVAAGISALVFAAVHMEFTHLLVYFTSGTILAFLYQKTKSIITPIIAHIMLNGYVMLIQLNLEKIQDFLKQMENLQ, via the coding sequence ATGAAAACAAATACCACTGCTACCAAAACAAAACGAACCACCAAGCGGACACCGCTTTATGTATTGCTTATTTTTATCGCGGTGCAGTTGTCTCCTATTTTAGTGGTCGTCCCCACGTTCAACTATTTCAGAAACCAAGGACTTGATAAAAAAGCAGCAGAAATCGCCACTTCCGGCTGGCTGGTGGTCATTTCAATGGCTCTCGGGTTAATTGCCACCTTGATCGTCATTGCGCGTGACCGGAAGTTTTTTGATATTTGGAAAGGTAAAAATGCCGGTTTGCCTAAGGCAATCGGCTGGGGCTTGCTCGGCTTTCTTATGCTTTTAGTGGGCCAGTCGCTTGCCGCTTACATTGAAATAGCTATGGGCATCGAACCAGGCTCCGAAAACACCCAAAATATTGTCATTCTTACTGAAACCGTCCCGCTTACAATTATGGCGGTGGTTCTATTCGCTCCAATACTCGAGGAATTGGTATTCCGCCGCGTCATCTTCGGCTCACTGAACCAAACGACCAATTTCTTTGTTGCCGCCGGAATCAGTGCGCTTGTATTCGCAGCTGTTCATATGGAGTTTACGCATTTACTGGTGTATTTCACGTCGGGAACGATCCTGGCATTCTTATACCAAAAAACAAAGAGCATCATTACACCGATCATTGCCCATATTATGCTGAACGGCTATGTCATGCTCATTCAATTGAACTTAGAGAAAATCCAGGACTTTCTAAAACAAATGGAAAATCTGCAATAA
- a CDS encoding redox-sensing transcriptional repressor Rex, which translates to MLQEAAKIPLATTKRLPLYYRFLQNFANAGQKRISSQELSDAMKIDSATIRRDFSYLGALGKKGYGYDVQELLAFFRKTLDQDEATNVALIGVGGLGSAFLKYNFHRNHNTKIIVAFDSNSPHEGEKISDIDTFHPDEIEEKIKEYGIELVILTVPSRSAQEVTDRLAQTDIKGILNFTPVRISVPDHIRVQTIDLSVELQTLIYQIKQH; encoded by the coding sequence ATGTTACAAGAAGCAGCAAAAATTCCTCTAGCCACCACAAAAAGACTTCCGCTATATTACCGTTTCCTTCAAAACTTCGCGAACGCCGGACAAAAACGAATTTCTTCGCAAGAGTTAAGCGACGCTATGAAAATTGATTCAGCAACGATCCGGCGGGATTTTTCCTATTTAGGTGCCTTAGGGAAAAAAGGATATGGATACGATGTGCAGGAACTTCTGGCTTTCTTCCGGAAAACTTTGGACCAAGACGAAGCTACCAATGTAGCGTTGATTGGTGTAGGAGGACTCGGCAGCGCTTTTTTGAAGTACAACTTCCATCGAAACCACAACACAAAAATCATTGTGGCTTTCGATTCGAATAGTCCGCACGAAGGCGAGAAAATCAGCGATATTGATACGTTCCACCCCGATGAAATCGAAGAGAAGATCAAAGAATATGGAATAGAGCTGGTCATTTTGACGGTGCCTTCCCGGTCCGCGCAAGAAGTGACCGACCGTTTGGCGCAAACGGATATTAAAGGCATTTTGAATTTTACGCCCGTGCGAATTTCCGTGCCAGATCATATACGGGTCCAAACCATCGACTTATCGGTAGAACTGCAAACCCTTATCTACCAAATTAAGCAACACTAA
- the tsaE gene encoding tRNA (adenosine(37)-N6)-threonylcarbamoyltransferase complex ATPase subunit type 1 TsaE produces MTYTIYVDSPEETEEFAVKLAGLLQPQDVLTLEGDLGAGKTTFTKGIAKGLGIKRMVNSPTFTILKQYSGNLDLNHFDVYRLEDSDEDIGFDELFSSDAVSVVEWAKFIEDYLPADRLEITITRQSETGRVIELHPIGERYETVCKELKL; encoded by the coding sequence ATGACATATACGATATACGTTGATTCTCCTGAAGAAACGGAAGAGTTTGCTGTAAAGCTGGCCGGCCTTCTTCAACCCCAAGACGTCTTGACGCTTGAAGGGGATCTTGGAGCGGGAAAAACAACATTTACTAAAGGCATCGCCAAAGGGCTTGGCATAAAACGGATGGTGAACAGCCCGACGTTCACCATCTTAAAGCAGTATTCCGGAAATTTGGATTTGAATCACTTTGATGTCTACCGCTTAGAAGACAGCGATGAAGACATCGGGTTTGATGAGTTGTTTTCCAGTGACGCGGTGTCCGTCGTCGAATGGGCAAAATTTATCGAAGATTATTTACCGGCAGACCGGTTGGAAATAACCATCACCCGACAATCGGAAACAGGGCGCGTTATTGAATTGCATCCAATTGGCGAACGCTACGAAACTGTATGCAAGGAGCTTAAATTATGA